Genomic window (Granulicella arctica):
AGCTTGTTGGAGTTGATTCCCTACGCTGCGGCAAAGCTGCGGATCACAGCCTTCCCGGTGCTTGCGCCGGATGAGGTCGCACCTCATGCAAGCGGTCGCTGAGGCGTGCCTATGACTACAGCTAAGCCGGTGATTGTCGTCGGCAGCCTGAACGTAGACCTGGTAGTTGTGGCCGAGCGGTTTGTTACTCCCGGCGAGACAATGCTGGGAAAAAGCTTTCGGGTGGTTTCCGGCGGGAAGGGTGCGAATCAGGCGGCGGCTTCGGCGCGGCTTGGCTATCCAACGCAGCTCTTTGGGCGTGTTGGCGATGATGGTTTCGGGTCTCGATTGATTGGCGACCTGGAGGCTGCGGGCGTCGACGTGAGCGGGGTTGGAAGCGTCCCGGGAAGCACGGGCACGGCCTTGATCACGACGGTGGCGAGCGGTGAGAACTCGATCGTTATCGTTCCGGGGGCCAATGGGACCATCGGACCGAACGACATCGACGGCTGGTGGCCAACTATCCATGAGGCAGGCATAGTGCTAGCGCAGCTTGAGATTCCGATGGATGCTGTCGAGCACCTGGCGAAGCTTTGTGCAGAGGCCTCGATTCCCTTCATGCTTGACCCAGCTCCGGCTCAGGGATTATCGGCGGCGCTGCTCAGCAAAGTCGCGTGGCTTACCCCGAATGAGAGTGAGGTGCTTGCTCTGACCGGGCGTGATCTGATCGGGGCGGAAGAGCCTGCTTTGCTTAAGGTCGCAGGGCACTTTCTAGACCTGGGGGTGGACGGGGTGGTGCTGAAGCTTGGGGCGCGGGGGGCTTACGTGGCTACCGCGAAGGAGCAGCGGTGGGTCCGTCCGTTTGTAGTGGAGGCGGTGGATACGACGGCGGCAGGGGATGCGTTCAACGGAGCGTTTGCGGCTTCGTTGCTGCGATTACATGATCCCTTCAGAGCGGCCCAGGTCGCTGCTGCGGCAGCGGCACTCTCAACAACGGTTCCTGGAGCTATTCCGTCGATGCCCAGCCTCCAGCAGGTTGAAGCATTATTAGAGGTCTGAGTGTTGCAGCTATCCTCTAACCTCAGCCCCAACCTGTCATCCTGAGCGAGTCCAAGGACCTACGGTTGCCCTTGCTCTTCTAGTGGTCAACTCGACGAGAACCCGCGTCTGTCTCCACGTCACGCTACCCAAAACAATCCCCGCACAACTTGACAAACTTGACTCCTAGGACCCCCACCCATCCAGCCTGAAGTTCACTTGGCACGAATCAAGTCCAGACCTAAGTACATAGTTATGAAGACTTTGGACTTATAGAAAAAATATCAAAACGCTCGAAAACACCCGGAACCAACGCCAGAGGTTTTATCAGCAAGCCCCGAAAATAAAGCTGAGGAAGTTGACAAACTCGACCGCGAAACACCCTTCATAATCCAAATCAGGCCGCCCAGGCTGGACTGACTACGTAGTCAAGTCCAGACCTAAGCCACCTTCTTTCAAGACTTTGGACTCCAGAAAGAAAATAAAAGGTCTCTCTAATAGAGGACCTTCAGCCCGAACTGGATGATACGGGGCTCGAAGGTGCTGCTGATGATGCCACCCGTGCTGGCGTTGGCGCCGTTGGTTCCACCGATGGTAGAGGGCAGGTAGAGGTTGGTGTGGTTGAGGATGTTGTAGAACTCGGTACGGAACTCGACCTTGAGACCCTCGACCGGGGTGGTGAACCGCTTGTTGAGCGAGAGGTCGGTCTGGTAGAAGGGCGTGTTGCGGAGTGGGTTGCGGGCTGCGTTGCCGAAGGGGCTCTGCAGGACGCCGTTAGCAGTGGTGCCGGGGAGGGCGAAGGCGGCGGGGTTGACGTACTGGATGAAGCCAC
Coding sequences:
- a CDS encoding ribokinase; this encodes MTTAKPVIVVGSLNVDLVVVAERFVTPGETMLGKSFRVVSGGKGANQAAASARLGYPTQLFGRVGDDGFGSRLIGDLEAAGVDVSGVGSVPGSTGTALITTVASGENSIVIVPGANGTIGPNDIDGWWPTIHEAGIVLAQLEIPMDAVEHLAKLCAEASIPFMLDPAPAQGLSAALLSKVAWLTPNESEVLALTGRDLIGAEEPALLKVAGHFLDLGVDGVVLKLGARGAYVATAKEQRWVRPFVVEAVDTTAAGDAFNGAFAASLLRLHDPFRAAQVAAAAAALSTTVPGAIPSMPSLQQVEALLEV